The following proteins are co-located in the Microvirga ossetica genome:
- a CDS encoding SWIB/MDM2 domain-containing protein: MADKKPNPALMKPLQPSSELAAVVGSSPLPRTEVVSKVWDYIKSNNLQNPENKREILADDKLQAVFGGKSKVSMFEMNKHFAQHLS, translated from the coding sequence ATGGCAGATAAAAAGCCAAATCCGGCCCTGATGAAGCCGTTGCAGCCTTCGAGTGAACTTGCTGCCGTGGTCGGTTCCTCGCCGCTGCCCCGCACGGAGGTGGTGAGCAAGGTTTGGGACTACATCAAGTCCAACAATCTGCAGAACCCCGAGAACAAGCGGGAAATTCTGGCTGATGATAAGCTTCAGGCCGTGTTCGGGGGCAAGAGCAAGGTCAGCATGTTCGAGATGAACAAGCACTTCGCTCAGCACCTGTCCTGA